The Pseudalkalibacillus hwajinpoensis DNA window GTATGTTAATGTGAGGGGCGTGCCACTCAGACTGGTTGATACAGCGGGCATTCGTGAAACGGAAGATCTTGTTGAACGAATTGGTGTAGAGCGCTCTCGTGAACGGTTAAAACAGGCGGATCTAATCCTGCTAGTGCTTAACTATAATGATGAACTGACTGAAGAAGATGAAAAACTCTTCAAGGCAGTAGAAGGCATGGACGTTATTGTTATTATAAATAAAACAGACCTCGATGAGAAACTTGACTTAAAAAGGGTCAGGGAACTTGCTCTCGAGCATCCTATCATAACAACTTCTTTAAAACACGAACAGGGTGTTGACGAGCTGGAGAAATCGATTTCTGAGCTTTTCTTTTCGGGTTCAGTAGAGTCTCAAGATTTAACGTATGTATCGAACTCGAGGCATATCGCTCTTCTTGAACAGTCTCGAAGAACGCTAGAAGATGCTCTGGGAGCAATTGAAGCAGGTATGCCGGTTGATATGGTTCAGATTGATATTACACGTACCTGGGAAATTCTTGGGGAAATTATAGGAGATACAGTTTCGGAAAGTTTGATTGATCAGTTATTTTCGCAGTTTTGTCTTGGGAAATAAGAAGTTAAAAGGAGGAATACGGCAATGGGTTATAAAGCCGATTCTTATGATGTTATTGTTGTCGGGGCTGGTCATGCGGGCGTTGAAGCGGGACTCGCTTCAGCGAGAATGGGTGCGAACACTCTTATGCTTACGCTCAATCTGGACTCCATCGCATTTATGCCATGTAATCCAAGTGTAGGCGGTCCAGCAAAAGGGATTGTTGTTCGTGAAATCGATGCACTTGGTGGCGAAATGGCACGAAATATTGATAAAACACACATCCAGATGCGTATGCTTAACACAGGTAAGGGGCCAGCAGTCCGTGCATTACGTGCACAGGCTGATAAAGTCCTTTACCAGAGTGAAATGAAGAAAACGATTGAAGAACAGGAAAATCTTACACTCTTGCAGGGGATGGTTGAGCAGCTAATCGTTGAAGATGGAGTATGTAAGGGCGTGATCACGAAAACCGGTGCAGAGTATGAAGCTAAATCTGTGGTCCTTACAACAGGTACATTTATGCGAGGACGTGTTATTATTGGGGATCTTTCCTATGAAAGTGGACCAAATAACATGCAGCCTTCTGTTAATTTATCATACCATTTGCAGGACCTTGGATTTGATATGGTACGCTTTAAGACAGGTACACCGCCGCGTATAAACAATAAATCCATTGATTATAGCAAAACGGAAATTCAGCCAGGCGACGAAAAGCCGCGTGCCTTTTCCTATGAAACAACAGAATTTATTACAGATCAGCTGCCTTGCTGGTTAACGTATACAGGAGAAGAGACGCATAAGCTGATTAACGACAACCTTCACCGTTCTCCGATGTATTCGGGTATGATTGAAGGTACAGGACCTCGTTATTGTCCATCTATTGAGGATAAAATTGTTCGTTTCAACGATAAACCACGTCATCAAATTTTCCTTGAGCCTGAAGGACGTAATACAAAGGAAGTTTATGTGCAGGGACTATCTACAAGTCTTCCTGAAGATCTGCAGCGTCAAATTCTTAAAACAGTACCGGGTCTAGAAAATGTTGAAATGATGCGTGCGGGATATGCGATCGAATACGACGTTATTGTACCTACGCAGCTATGGCCTTCACTCGAAACAAAGACGGTCAAGAACCTCTTTACTGCAGGACAGTTAAATGGTACTTCTGGTTATGAAGAGGCTGCAGGTCAGGGAATCATGGCAGGGATTAACGCTGCACGTAATGCACAGGAACGTGAGGCTGTTATTCTCGATCGTTCGCAAGGGTATATCGGCGTCTTAATCGATGATCTTGTAACGAAAGGGACGAATGAACCTTACCGTTTATTAACATCACGTGCTGAATACCGCTTGCTTCTTCGTCATGATAATGCAGACTTAAGACTTACTGAAATCGGCTATGAGATTGGTATGATTTCTAAGGAACGTTATGATCGTTTCCTTGCTAAAAAAGATATGATTGAAAAAGAAATAAAACGTCTTGAATCGATCGTCATTAAACCGGGTGAAAAGGTGAATGCAGTCCTTCCAGAAAACAGCACAGAGTTGAAGGAAGCCCTACATGCAGCTAACCTGCTTAAGCGACCAGAAGTCACATATGATGCGATTAAGACACTAGCACCAGCGGAAGTAGAAGTTCCAGAAGATGTTGCTGAACAAGTTGAGATTCAGATTAAATACAGTGGCTATATTAATAAAAGTCTTCAACAAGTAGAACGTATGAAGAAGATGGATGAGAAGAAGATTCCAGACGCGATTGATTTCTATGCGATTAACGGCCTTGCGAATGAGGCGAAGCAAAAGCTTGATGAAGTACGTCCGCTCTCAATAGGTCAAGCGTCTCGTGTGTCCGGTGTCAATCCAGCTGATGTTTCAATTTTACTTGTCTATATTGAGCAGGGTAAGATCGCAAAGGTTGCAAAATAATGGATAAAGCGGGGGAGCTATGAACGAACAACAGTTTCAGGAGCAGTTAATGGAGAAAGGGATCACACTTTCTCCTGAACAGCTTCATCAATTTCAAACATACTATAAGATCCTAGTTGAATGGAACGAGAAAATGAATCTGACGGCTATTATAGAAAAAGAAGAAGTATATGAAAAGCATTTCTTTGACTCTATTATGGCCGCGTTCTCATTTGATTTCTCTTCTAATTATCACATTTGCGATGTAGGGGCTGGGGCAGGGTTCCCAAGCCTTCCTATCAAAATTTGCTTTCCACACTTAAACGTCACCATTGTCGATTCACTTAATAAACGGATTGGCTTTTTGGAACATCTATCATCCGAGTTAAAGTTATCGAATGTATCGTTCTTCCACGATCGTGCAGAATTATTTGGGAAAAATAAATCACATCGGGAAAAGTACGATGTAGTAACAGCAAGGGCTGTTGCGCGCATGTCAGTTCTTGGTGAATTGTGCTTGCCCCTTGTAAAGCAAGGTGGATATTTTGTCGCTTTAAAAGGTCCCAATGTCGAAGAAGAACTCGAATCTGGTAAACAGGCGATTACGTTACTAGGTGGGGAAGTAGAAGAACTTGATACGCTGACCCTTCCAGGTGAAAAAAGCGAGCGAAACATTGTAACGATTAAAAAAATAAAAGCGACACCAAAAAAATATCCAAGAAAGCCAGGCACACCAAATAAAAATCCTTTATAATAGAAATGGACTGCATTTGAACGGAAAAGTGTTTCGCATGGAACACTGCTACGATGGAAGGATTTATGTTTTATAGCAACGAATCAGTTAAGGAGTCGATTAAAGGTGGTGTTAGGCGATGAAGCATACGTTTTCACGTCTTTTCGGTTTGAACGATGAGAAAAACGAGACGATGGAAGTAGAACAAGAGGAAGTGAAGCAGCTTCTAGTAGATGAAATCATTCCGAACCGTTTCCAACCTCGAACAATTTTTATAGATGAGCGAATTGCTGAACTATCTCAAACCATTAAGACCCATGGAATTATTCAGCCAATTGTGGTGAGAGAACGTGAAGGAAAGTATGAAATTATTGCCGGGGAGCGTCGATGGAGAGCTGTTAAAAAGCTTGGATGGGAACGAATTCCTGCTATTATTAAAGAA harbors:
- the mnmG gene encoding tRNA uridine-5-carboxymethylaminomethyl(34) synthesis enzyme MnmG; the protein is MGYKADSYDVIVVGAGHAGVEAGLASARMGANTLMLTLNLDSIAFMPCNPSVGGPAKGIVVREIDALGGEMARNIDKTHIQMRMLNTGKGPAVRALRAQADKVLYQSEMKKTIEEQENLTLLQGMVEQLIVEDGVCKGVITKTGAEYEAKSVVLTTGTFMRGRVIIGDLSYESGPNNMQPSVNLSYHLQDLGFDMVRFKTGTPPRINNKSIDYSKTEIQPGDEKPRAFSYETTEFITDQLPCWLTYTGEETHKLINDNLHRSPMYSGMIEGTGPRYCPSIEDKIVRFNDKPRHQIFLEPEGRNTKEVYVQGLSTSLPEDLQRQILKTVPGLENVEMMRAGYAIEYDVIVPTQLWPSLETKTVKNLFTAGQLNGTSGYEEAAGQGIMAGINAARNAQEREAVILDRSQGYIGVLIDDLVTKGTNEPYRLLTSRAEYRLLLRHDNADLRLTEIGYEIGMISKERYDRFLAKKDMIEKEIKRLESIVIKPGEKVNAVLPENSTELKEALHAANLLKRPEVTYDAIKTLAPAEVEVPEDVAEQVEIQIKYSGYINKSLQQVERMKKMDEKKIPDAIDFYAINGLANEAKQKLDEVRPLSIGQASRVSGVNPADVSILLVYIEQGKIAKVAK
- the rsmG gene encoding 16S rRNA (guanine(527)-N(7))-methyltransferase RsmG, translated to MNEQQFQEQLMEKGITLSPEQLHQFQTYYKILVEWNEKMNLTAIIEKEEVYEKHFFDSIMAAFSFDFSSNYHICDVGAGAGFPSLPIKICFPHLNVTIVDSLNKRIGFLEHLSSELKLSNVSFFHDRAELFGKNKSHREKYDVVTARAVARMSVLGELCLPLVKQGGYFVALKGPNVEEELESGKQAITLLGGEVEELDTLTLPGEKSERNIVTIKKIKATPKKYPRKPGTPNKNPL